One segment of Fibrobacter sp. DNA contains the following:
- a CDS encoding carbohydrate-binding protein produces MRPKYCLEVCLFSLLLFTARTFSQDPNFHIYLCFGQSNMEGNGAIEAQDRTVDSRFKVMAAVNCSNSGRQMGKWYTATPPLCRCNTGLTPADYFGRTLLDSLPSNITIGVINVAVGGCKIELFDKATYQAYISSITEDWLKNYIREYDNNPYGRLIDMAKLAQKDGVIKGILLHQGESNTNDKQWPSKVRTIYNNIINDLGLDASSVPILAGEVVGSAEGGACGSHNNIIKELPDSIPNAHVISSSGLPHKGDGLHFTSASYRELGRRYAQKMLTLLPKGKAPEVTLTSPSNNSSFSTLDTITFTAEASDADGSIASVSFYSGTTLLGSDNTAPYSIEYSGLKAGTHTITARATDNQGQIGVSAPVTISLVAQRAPYGTSPHQIPGRIEAEEYDRGGEGTAYHEANGNGNEGLADFRNDEVDIEVTQDQSGSYNIGYALSGEWLEYTINVAATGTYNIDLRVAVNGSGRSLKIEMDGVNITGNIELPNTGGWQTWTTVTKNDVELTAGEHVMRITFNTDYMNLNYVEFKMSTETDNTRLADRKLLKNPLQNGLQIKLRGQFSYQLTDIRGSVIKAGKGKDFLDIGEGLVPGVYLISVKNDIGKFSGKALKK; encoded by the coding sequence ATGAGGCCCAAGTATTGTCTGGAAGTGTGTTTGTTCAGTCTTCTGCTGTTTACTGCCAGGACATTCTCTCAGGATCCCAATTTTCACATTTACCTCTGTTTTGGACAGTCAAACATGGAGGGAAATGGTGCCATTGAGGCGCAGGACAGGACAGTTGACAGTCGCTTCAAGGTAATGGCTGCTGTTAACTGCTCCAATTCAGGGAGACAAATGGGGAAATGGTACACAGCAACACCTCCTTTATGCAGATGCAACACAGGGCTTACCCCTGCCGATTATTTTGGCAGGACATTGCTCGACAGCCTTCCCTCCAATATCACTATAGGAGTTATAAACGTAGCGGTAGGGGGCTGTAAAATTGAACTTTTCGACAAGGCTACCTATCAGGCTTATATCTCATCAATTACAGAAGACTGGTTGAAGAACTACATCAGGGAGTATGATAATAACCCGTATGGGCGTCTAATAGATATGGCGAAGCTTGCACAGAAGGATGGTGTTATCAAAGGTATCCTGCTGCATCAGGGTGAGTCTAATACAAATGACAAGCAATGGCCATCAAAGGTAAGGACGATTTATAACAATATCATAAATGACCTGGGACTCGATGCCTCATCAGTGCCTATCCTGGCGGGAGAAGTCGTGGGTTCTGCAGAAGGCGGCGCTTGTGGCAGCCATAACAATATTATTAAAGAACTCCCCGATTCTATTCCTAATGCCCACGTTATTTCTTCAAGTGGACTGCCCCATAAAGGCGATGGACTGCATTTCACTTCTGCCAGTTACAGGGAATTAGGGAGACGTTATGCGCAGAAAATGCTCACTTTATTACCCAAAGGTAAGGCTCCGGAGGTAACACTCACTTCTCCATCAAACAACAGCAGTTTCTCAACCCTTGATACCATTACCTTCACAGCCGAAGCATCCGACGCCGATGGTTCTATTGCCAGCGTGAGTTTTTATTCCGGCACTACTTTACTGGGGAGCGACAACACCGCACCTTACAGTATCGAATATTCAGGATTGAAGGCTGGAACTCATACTATTACAGCAAGAGCAACCGATAACCAGGGGCAAATCGGTGTCTCTGCACCTGTTACAATCTCTTTAGTGGCTCAACGGGCCCCATACGGAACATCTCCTCATCAGATCCCCGGCCGTATAGAAGCAGAGGAGTACGATCGGGGTGGTGAAGGAACAGCTTATCACGAGGCAAATGGAAACGGCAATGAAGGATTGGCGGATTTCAGAAATGATGAGGTTGATATAGAGGTAACCCAGGATCAATCCGGATCCTATAATATCGGTTATGCTCTTTCAGGTGAATGGCTGGAATATACCATAAACGTTGCTGCAACAGGAACCTATAATATCGATTTGCGTGTGGCTGTAAATGGTAGCGGTAGAAGTCTGAAAATTGAAATGGACGGCGTAAATATAACCGGAAATATCGAGTTGCCTAATACCGGAGGCTGGCAGACCTGGACAACTGTTACAAAAAACGATGTCGAACTGACCGCCGGAGAGCATGTAATGCGCATCACTTTCAATACTGATTACATGAATCTTAATTATGTCGAATTCAAGATGTCGACTGAAACGGATAACACCAGATTGGCCGACCGGAAATTGCTTAAAAACCCTTTGCAGAATGGATTACAGATTAAGCTCAGGGGACAGTTCAGTTATCAACTTACCGATATCAGAGGATCTGTAATAAAAGCTGGGAAGGGAAAGGATTTCCTTGACATCGGTGAAGGACTCGTACCTGGAGTGTATTTAATTTCAGTCAAGAACGATATCGGAAAATTCTCCGGGAAGGCGTTGAAGAAATAA